In the genome of Pseudomonas sp. HS6, one region contains:
- a CDS encoding ABC transporter ATP-binding protein: MSVMQTPEGRIDIRQLSIVLGEGREAFEAVQGLDCQIEPGQFVCILGPSGCGKSTLLGALAGHLQPHGGQLKVDGTEVSGPSPQRGMVFQHHTLFPWRTVRDNVAFGLKMRGIGKTERHRAADDILKLVGLEGFAERWPDQLSGGMQQRVEIARVLVNRPRLLLMDEPFGALDALTRLNMQELLLDIWTRIRTTVVFVTHDIDEALFLADRLLVMSARPGRIIEDLRLDFPRPRTTELVTSHEFSRLKRHCLDLLRHDNDRPLPRLNPLGLPPENALPRFAL; the protein is encoded by the coding sequence ATGAGCGTGATGCAAACCCCGGAAGGGCGGATCGACATCCGCCAGTTATCCATCGTCCTCGGCGAAGGCCGGGAGGCGTTCGAAGCGGTGCAGGGCCTAGATTGTCAGATCGAGCCCGGCCAGTTCGTGTGCATTCTCGGGCCGTCCGGTTGCGGCAAATCGACCTTGCTCGGCGCATTGGCCGGGCATCTGCAACCCCATGGCGGGCAGTTGAAAGTCGATGGCACCGAAGTGTCCGGCCCGTCGCCACAGCGCGGCATGGTGTTCCAGCATCACACGCTGTTCCCATGGCGCACGGTGCGCGACAACGTCGCTTTCGGCCTGAAGATGCGTGGCATCGGCAAGACCGAGCGCCATCGCGCCGCCGATGACATCCTCAAACTGGTCGGCCTCGAAGGTTTCGCCGAGCGCTGGCCGGATCAGCTTTCCGGCGGCATGCAGCAACGGGTGGAGATCGCCCGAGTGCTGGTCAATCGCCCCCGGCTGTTGCTGATGGATGAACCCTTTGGCGCGCTGGATGCGTTGACCCGACTGAACATGCAGGAACTGCTGCTGGACATCTGGACGCGGATTCGCACCACCGTGGTGTTTGTCACCCATGACATCGACGAAGCGCTGTTCCTCGCCGACCGTCTGCTGGTGATGAGCGCACGACCAGGGCGGATCATCGAAGACCTGCGCCTGGATTTCCCGCGCCCCCGCACCACCGAACTGGTCACCAGCCACGAGTTCTCGCGCCTCAAGCGCCACTGCCTCGACCTGCTGCGCCACGACAACGACCGACCGCTGCCGCGCCTCAATCCGCTCGGTTTGCCTCCTGAAAACGCCTTGCCGAGATTTGCCCTATGA
- a CDS encoding HEAT repeat domain-containing protein, translating to MTSFFAVTDNDDILALQPRLTADDAGVRRIALIDLADLEEPDGLLWLVERLAEDPAEEVRAEAARLLEAWEDEPVVEALCQALTDPSSAVQAAAAQSLSLLKTEAAGRVILPWTGHGETSVRVAAFRALRELRFPGAAPAAIQALNDIDASVRREAVGVLGWLKQLDALPALARLASDDPDTEVRRAATGALGLASGADVLPALRQALQDDAWQVREEAATTLGKVGHSDAGPALIEALGDDYWQVRLRATRSLGRLRYVPALDALIDTLGHRISNLRKEAALALGELNDRGAVAALQAAQDDGDPEVRKAVRIALSQLQ from the coding sequence ATGACCTCATTTTTTGCTGTGACCGATAACGACGATATTCTCGCCCTGCAACCGCGTCTGACCGCTGATGACGCCGGTGTGCGCAGGATTGCCCTGATCGACCTGGCAGACCTCGAAGAGCCGGACGGTCTGCTCTGGCTGGTCGAGCGACTGGCCGAAGACCCGGCCGAAGAAGTGCGTGCCGAAGCGGCGCGTTTACTGGAGGCCTGGGAAGACGAGCCGGTGGTTGAAGCGCTGTGCCAGGCGCTGACCGATCCGTCGTCAGCGGTGCAAGCTGCTGCGGCGCAGAGCCTGAGCCTGCTCAAAACCGAAGCGGCGGGGAGGGTGATTCTGCCGTGGACTGGCCATGGCGAAACCAGCGTGCGGGTTGCCGCGTTTCGGGCCTTGCGCGAGTTGCGTTTCCCCGGCGCCGCGCCTGCCGCGATTCAGGCGTTGAACGATATTGATGCCAGCGTGCGCCGCGAAGCCGTTGGCGTGCTTGGCTGGCTCAAGCAACTCGACGCACTGCCAGCCCTGGCCCGATTGGCGAGTGATGATCCGGACACCGAAGTGCGCCGCGCAGCCACCGGCGCCTTGGGCCTGGCGAGTGGTGCTGACGTGCTGCCCGCCTTGCGTCAGGCCTTGCAGGACGACGCCTGGCAAGTGCGCGAAGAAGCCGCGACCACACTTGGCAAAGTCGGCCATTCCGACGCGGGGCCGGCCTTGATCGAAGCCTTGGGCGACGATTACTGGCAAGTACGCTTGCGCGCGACCCGCAGCCTCGGCCGTTTGCGTTACGTGCCGGCCCTCGACGCCCTGATCGACACCCTCGGTCATCGCATCAGCAACCTGCGCAAGGAAGCGGCGCTGGCGCTGGGCGAGCTGAATGATCGCGGGGCGGTGGCGGCGTTGCAGGCCGCGCAGGATGACGGCGACCCGGAAGTGCGCAAGGCCGTGCGGATTGCCCTGAGTCAGCTGCAATGA
- a CDS encoding DUF971 domain-containing protein — MNPLAIGNSQSEHRLRLSWPDGREQLLDHAELRRQCPCSQCRAFRLRGSAPLVDDRVRVIELNPQGYGLQLVFSDGHQRGIYPWQYLAQLNT; from the coding sequence ATGAATCCGCTGGCGATCGGCAATTCCCAAAGTGAACACCGGTTACGGCTGAGCTGGCCGGATGGCCGCGAGCAGTTGCTCGACCATGCCGAACTGCGCCGCCAGTGCCCGTGTTCGCAGTGCCGGGCGTTTCGCCTGCGGGGCTCGGCGCCGCTGGTGGATGATCGGGTGCGTGTGATCGAACTCAACCCCCAGGGTTACGGCCTGCAACTGGTGTTCAGCGATGGTCATCAACGCGGGATCTACCCGTGGCAGTACCTGGCGCAGCTCAATACTTGA
- a CDS encoding TorF family putative porin, whose protein sequence is MKAMPLLALTSLSLLPLSSHAIPLNDDFAVLVDLTLASDYRTRGISQTQNDPAAQAGLTLAHSSGLYLGAWSSNVDFGGGLKTRQEVDYYAGWLWQATEAVSLDLGYIKYAYPKESQFNQSEVYSILSAYGVKLAAYYSSDAPGIDSKQSSLYSYIGYETELPFDSSLKLRYGNMDFKDPHLYSASGHSEESYREWEVKLTHNLAGVVLGLSYIDTDLSQNQCLSNWGFKDVCTATVVASVSKSF, encoded by the coding sequence ATGAAAGCCATGCCCCTGCTCGCCCTCACTTCCTTGAGCCTGCTACCTTTGAGCAGCCACGCGATCCCCTTGAACGATGATTTCGCGGTGCTGGTCGACCTGACGCTGGCCAGCGACTACCGCACCCGCGGCATCTCCCAAACGCAGAACGATCCGGCGGCACAGGCCGGTTTGACCCTGGCCCACAGCAGCGGTCTGTACCTCGGCGCGTGGAGTTCGAACGTCGATTTCGGCGGCGGCCTGAAAACCCGTCAGGAAGTCGATTACTACGCCGGCTGGCTGTGGCAGGCGACCGAGGCTGTGAGTCTGGATTTGGGCTACATCAAATACGCGTATCCCAAGGAGAGCCAGTTCAACCAGAGCGAGGTGTATTCGATTCTCAGCGCTTATGGCGTGAAACTCGCGGCGTATTACTCCAGTGACGCGCCGGGCATCGACAGCAAACAAAGTTCGCTCTACAGCTACATCGGTTATGAAACCGAATTACCGTTCGATTCCAGTCTGAAGCTGCGCTACGGCAACATGGACTTCAAAGACCCGCATCTGTACTCGGCATCCGGCCATAGCGAAGAGTCCTACCGGGAGTGGGAAGTCAAACTGACCCACAACCTGGCCGGTGTGGTGCTGGGCCTGAGCTACATCGACACCGACCTGTCGCAGAACCAATGCCTGAGCAACTGGGGCTTCAAGGATGTGTGCACGGCGACGGTGGTGGCCAGCGTCAGTAAGTCGTTCTGA
- a CDS encoding amidohydrolase translates to MKRFIPLFTKNVLIAAVSFASMEAMAATDLVLLNGKIFTADRAQPKVQALAVENGKVLKVGSDAQIKALIEPGTQVIDLKGQALMPGLIDSHSHAIFGGLEMVSANMEDDVVGLDELQKRLRGWRDDGKARHGDVLSVAGMSSVYWAKAEALGKIFNHGEWADVPVVFTGSDHHTAWANDVMLKRAGIDVALLKALPDAEKDTIGKLPSGEPNGFVVDAGWDRVASKMPVPSPADMLKAAQSAVRFNNSLGITAWMDPAANAAPGEPVFALKPTEKTVGVLPAYKALSESGGMTAHVAALLVANPKSVPADLDTLDKVRQQFQGIPNLTLPGIKIFADGVIEYPAQSAAMIDPYSNSHKQGELLIDPQHFGELVSAIDQRGWLVHIHAIGDRAVRESLNGIAQARKDRQSGVTHSITHLQMVNPKEFARFKPLNVIASMQLLWASADDYTTDMIKPYVSALAFRYQYPAHSLLKQGATIAGASDWPVSSPNPWNAMAQAITRTGPLGVLNADERLDRETMFYAYTVNAARTIGLEQQIGSLSPGKQADFIVLDRDVFSVDDKALHDTQVLQTWFAGRQVYAPTL, encoded by the coding sequence ATGAAAAGATTCATTCCGCTTTTCACCAAAAATGTCTTGATCGCCGCTGTGAGTTTTGCCTCGATGGAAGCCATGGCCGCCACCGATCTGGTGCTGCTCAATGGCAAGATTTTCACCGCCGACCGCGCTCAACCGAAGGTTCAGGCCCTGGCCGTGGAGAACGGCAAGGTGCTGAAAGTCGGCAGCGATGCGCAGATCAAGGCCTTGATCGAGCCCGGCACCCAAGTGATCGACCTCAAAGGCCAGGCGCTGATGCCCGGTCTGATCGACAGCCATTCCCACGCGATTTTCGGCGGACTGGAAATGGTCTCGGCGAACATGGAAGACGACGTGGTCGGTCTGGATGAACTGCAAAAACGCCTGCGCGGCTGGCGCGACGACGGCAAGGCCCGGCATGGCGATGTGCTGAGCGTGGCCGGCATGAGCTCGGTGTATTGGGCCAAGGCTGAAGCCCTGGGCAAGATTTTCAACCACGGCGAATGGGCCGACGTGCCAGTGGTGTTCACCGGCAGCGATCACCACACCGCATGGGCCAACGACGTGATGCTCAAGCGTGCGGGCATCGACGTCGCGCTGCTGAAAGCCCTGCCGGACGCGGAAAAAGACACCATCGGCAAACTGCCCAGCGGTGAACCGAACGGCTTTGTGGTCGATGCCGGTTGGGATCGGGTCGCCTCGAAAATGCCGGTGCCGAGCCCGGCCGACATGCTCAAGGCGGCGCAATCGGCGGTGCGCTTCAACAACAGCCTCGGCATCACCGCGTGGATGGACCCCGCCGCCAACGCCGCGCCGGGCGAACCCGTATTCGCCCTCAAACCCACCGAAAAAACCGTCGGCGTATTGCCGGCCTACAAGGCCCTGTCGGAAAGCGGCGGCATGACCGCCCACGTCGCCGCGCTGCTGGTGGCCAACCCGAAAAGCGTCCCGGCCGATCTCGACACCCTCGACAAAGTACGCCAGCAATTCCAGGGCATTCCCAACCTGACGCTGCCGGGGATCAAGATCTTCGCCGACGGCGTGATCGAATACCCGGCCCAGAGCGCGGCGATGATCGATCCCTACAGCAACTCGCACAAACAGGGCGAGTTGCTGATCGATCCGCAGCATTTCGGCGAACTGGTCAGCGCCATCGACCAGCGCGGCTGGCTGGTGCACATCCACGCCATCGGCGACCGCGCCGTGCGCGAATCACTGAACGGCATCGCCCAGGCGCGCAAGGATCGGCAGAGCGGCGTGACGCACTCGATCACGCACCTGCAAATGGTCAATCCGAAGGAGTTCGCCCGCTTCAAGCCGCTGAACGTGATTGCCTCGATGCAACTGCTGTGGGCCAGCGCCGACGACTACACCACCGACATGATCAAGCCTTACGTCAGCGCCCTCGCCTTCCGCTATCAGTACCCGGCGCATTCGCTGCTCAAGCAAGGCGCGACGATTGCCGGCGCCAGCGACTGGCCGGTGTCCTCGCCGAACCCGTGGAACGCCATGGCCCAGGCCATCACCCGCACCGGGCCGCTGGGCGTGCTCAACGCCGACGAACGCCTGGACCGCGAAACCATGTTCTACGCCTACACCGTCAACGCGGCGCGCACCATCGGCCTGGAGCAACAGATCGGCTCGCTGAGCCCCGGCAAACAGGCCGATTTCATCGTGCTTGATCGCGACGTATTCAGCGTCGATGACAAGGCGCTGCATGACACTCAAGTCCTGCAAACCTGGTTCGCCGGCCGTCAGGTCTACGCCCCTACCCTCTAA